One window of Nymphaea colorata isolate Beijing-Zhang1983 chromosome 1, ASM883128v2, whole genome shotgun sequence genomic DNA carries:
- the LOC116250613 gene encoding frataxin, mitochondrial produces MAAFVPSRLIRRLPRPIRFLHRCLPSVSLPHDSSNSSKCVSERRPPPPGDKRIDFSTFRANCRVFCSRPANSGNLQAPAAIDYSSLLQEDEFHKLADATIHALQEKLEEYGDGCQIDGFDVDYGNEVLTLKLGSLGTYVINKQTPNRQIWLSSPVSGPSRFDWDQGSHAWIYRRTKANLLSLLENELAELCGEPLSLS; encoded by the exons ATGGCCGCTTTCGTTCCGTCTAGGCTGATCCGGCGGCTCCCCCGACCGATTCGTTTCCTCCATAGGTGCCTTCCCTCCGTCTCTTTGCCTCATGATTCGTCCAATAGCTCCAAATGCGTCTCGGAGAGACGACCTCCACCTCCGGGCGACAAGCGGATCGACTTCTCGACATTTAGGGCAAACTGTAGGGTTTTCTGCAGCAGACCTGCTAATTCAGGGAATTTGCAGGCGCCGGCAGCGATCGACTACAG TTCTTTATTGCAGGAGGATGAATTTCATAAGTTAGCCGATGCGACAATCCATGCACTGCAGGAGAAGTTGGAG GAATATGGTGATGGCTGTCAGATAGATGGTTTTGATGTAGATTATGGG AATGAAGTTTTGACCTTAAAGCTTGGGAGTCTTGGTACCTATGTGATAAACAAGCAAACTCCAAATAGGCAAATATGGTTATCCTCTCCAGTAAG TGGGCCATCAAGGTTTGACTGGGATCAAGGAAGTCATGCATGGATTTACAGGCGAACGAAGGCAAACCTGTTGTCTCTTCTGGAAAACGAGCTGGCTGAGCTCTGTGGTGAACCCCTTAGTCTTTCATAG